Sequence from the Amphiprion ocellaris isolate individual 3 ecotype Okinawa chromosome 1, ASM2253959v1, whole genome shotgun sequence genome:
TTCCAGATCGAAGGGGCTTGACTTGGTTGTCCAGATGAGTGTTtcaagaagcagaaactttcatatttttgaaatgtgaGTGAAGATGCAATACTAAGCTAAAACAAAATGCCATGTTCATATAATTTAGTATCAATACTAGATTTGTATCTGGTCTGTACTGATGCTGGCATCTGAGAACAGGGGCAGCAAactaaatttgaatatttgtattaatAATATGTCACTGCTACAGGTAGTGATCTGAAAAGTGTGATGTCTTGTGTTCCAATATTCCAACTATATGTGTAGTTGGTTGGTGGTTTTGTAGCAACACTCCTTCGTGGTCCTCATTCTCCTCATCCCTCTCTGCAGTCCACAAAGTTTCCTTTTATCCAGTAGCAGATCTGAGCGTATTTGAGAGGTGTGATTCTCACCGCTACATTAAATTCCTGAGACGCCCCTTGTCGCTCCACCCACTGATGCCCAGAAAACACACCTATCACCTTTCGCTCCCAGCGCCGGCGCCGCCCGTCCCACATCCGAGCGTAGACTCCTGAGCCGCTGGCCCCGGGTTGAGCATCGCAGTGCTGGTACAACAGGTCTGACGTCTCCTCGCCGGCCCGACAGAACCGGTACACCAGCTGTCCTGGACGGTCGTTATCAAATCCTGAGAAGTGGACCCGTCGACCAGGCAGTCTCTGAGCAGGAGGACTGACTCCTAACTTCATGTGGCGCCGTTTGTGGGCCTTCTTGAGTTCCAGCAAAGCATAGTCATAGTCCATCCCAATGTCATTGGCATTCCCTTTAATCCACCCTTTGGGAACATGGGTGCGCTTGGCCCTGATCCACTGAAACTTCATTTTGTCGTTGGTCGGTGGGGCGTACAGAGCAGGGCCACTTTCAACGTGGTTGGTGAAGTTGGAGGGAAGGTAAAAGGAAGAATATTGTGCATCTCGTTGCTTGGGTTTTAAAAATCCAACCCGGAGCTTCTGAGCTCCTTTCACGTAGTTTTTACCATCATGAACACAATGAGCAGCTGTGAGAACGTGGCGGTCTCCCACCAGTGTACCAGAACACCCAGTGGACAGCTTGACAGCCACTGAGAACGGATATTTCAGCAGGAAGTCCTGCCCGGCGATGCTAAAACGCCCATCGTGGCCAAAAATCTGTCGCTTTCTTCTGACATGTGACCTCTCGGCCTTACCGGATGACCCGGAGGAGTAGGCTGGACTGGTGTTAGGACTGGGGTTGTAGCCATAGATCCCAATCGCGGTCTCAGTGAGTTGACCGTCAGAATGGAGAGTCTCATAAGCCAGGAGGCGCCGCAGGTCCCAGTAGCTTGGGCGAGGGGCTTTCTTGTGGCATTCTGGGTCACAGGGGGAGCTGACATCCAAGCGAGCCGGAGACAGAAAGTGAGGAGCTGGTCGAGTCTCCGTCTGCTGGGGGAGGACCACCGGGACGCGCTGTAGAATCCACTGAGGTTTGGAGGAGAAAACAGGTGGAACGAGAAGGAGAAATAGGAGGGAGATCAACCTGAGGATGGATGACAGGAGAGATCAAGTAAACGACTGATAAACATCAAAAGTGTCAGACACAATTGTTCTGCAGAACAAAAGCAGTTAAATGTGACCGGATGCCTGGACCCCTGATCAAACATCCTCATTCCTACAGGCAGCATCGTGCATTTATGGCATGCATGGGAGCTGAGGGAGAGTAATTCAAGTTGAAG
This genomic interval carries:
- the LOC111566425 gene encoding serine protease 23, producing the protein MRSWAALPRLISLLFLLLVPPVFSSKPQWILQRVPVVLPQQTETRPAPHFLSPARLDVSSPCDPECHKKAPRPSYWDLRRLLAYETLHSDGQLTETAIGIYGYNPSPNTSPAYSSGSSGKAERSHVRRKRQIFGHDGRFSIAGQDFLLKYPFSVAVKLSTGCSGTLVGDRHVLTAAHCVHDGKNYVKGAQKLRVGFLKPKQRDAQYSSFYLPSNFTNHVESGPALYAPPTNDKMKFQWIRAKRTHVPKGWIKGNANDIGMDYDYALLELKKAHKRRHMKLGVSPPAQRLPGRRVHFSGFDNDRPGQLVYRFCRAGEETSDLLYQHCDAQPGASGSGVYARMWDGRRRRWERKVIGVFSGHQWVERQGASQEFNVAVRITPLKYAQICYWIKGNFVDCREG